From Lemur catta isolate mLemCat1 chromosome 21, mLemCat1.pri, whole genome shotgun sequence, a single genomic window includes:
- the CRYBB2 gene encoding beta-crystallin B2, which produces MASDHQTQVGKPQTLNPKIIIFEQENFQGHSHELNGPCPNLKETGVEKAGSVLVQSGPWVGYEQANCKGEQFVFEKGEYPRWDSWTSSRRTDSLSSLRPIKVDSQEHKIILYENPNFTGKKMEIIDDDVPSFHAHGYQEKVSSVRVQSGTWVGYQYPGYRGLQYLLEKGDYKDSSDFGAPHPQVQSVRRIRDMQWHQRGAFHPSN; this is translated from the exons ATGGCCTCAGATCACCAGACCCAGGTGGGCAAGCCTCAGACCCTCAACCCCAAG ATCATCATCTTTGAGCAGGAGAACTTCCAGGGTCACTCCCACGAGCTCAATGGGCCCTGCCCCAACCTGAAAGAGACTGGCGTGGAGAAGGCAGGCTCTGTCCTGGTGCAGTCTGGACC CTGGGTGGGCTATGAACAAGCCAACTGCAAGGGCGAGCAGTTTGTGTTTGAGAAGGGTGAGTACCCCCGTTGGGACTCGTGGACCAGCAGCCGGAGGACGGACTCCCTGAGCTCCCTGAGGCCCATCAAAGTG GACAGCCAAGAACACAAGATCATCCTCTATGAAAACCCCAACTTCACGGGAAAGAAGATGGAAATCATAGACGATGACGTGCCCAGCTTCCACGCCCACGGCTACCAGGAAAAGGTGTCATCCGTGCGGGTGCAGAGTGGCAC GTGGGTTGGCTACCAGTACCCTGGCTACCGCGGACTGCAGTACCTGCTGGAGAAGGGAGACTACAAGGACAGCAGCGACTttggggccccccacccccaagtgcAGTCTGTGCGCCGCATCCGCGACATGCAGTGGCACCAGCGAGGCGCCTTCCATCCCTCCAACTAG